The following are encoded together in the Armatimonadota bacterium genome:
- a CDS encoding DUF1559 domain-containing protein: MIAILAAILFPVFARAREKARQASCLSNVKQLMLAVNMYQSDYDGFFPYSTNYAPWGTWYTYFLAPYIKNDQMIRCPSNPTWPTGYAYNIQFGYFPGRQISPPRTGAMYDGVHEAKVSSPAERIVICDGTLGYYWMRNVLAYTDSQAVGLCWRFFPQTTRATMESMYNWPDAGLHNGGINCGFADGHAKWMGLSQVLEPTLWFP; the protein is encoded by the coding sequence ATCATCGCCATTCTGGCGGCGATCCTGTTCCCCGTCTTCGCCAGGGCGCGGGAGAAAGCGCGTCAGGCCTCGTGTCTGAGCAATGTCAAGCAGCTGATGCTCGCCGTGAACATGTACCAGTCGGACTACGACGGCTTCTTTCCTTACTCGACGAACTACGCCCCCTGGGGTACCTGGTACACCTACTTCCTGGCGCCGTACATCAAGAATGACCAGATGATCCGCTGCCCATCGAACCCCACCTGGCCAACCGGCTACGCCTACAATATCCAGTTCGGGTACTTCCCCGGCCGGCAGATCAGCCCGCCGCGAACCGGAGCCATGTACGATGGCGTGCACGAAGCCAAGGTCAGTAGCCCCGCGGAACGCATTGTGATCTGCGACGGAACCCTCGGCTATTACTGGATGCGCAATGTTCTGGCGTACACCGACTCGCAGGCGGTCGGCCTGTGCTGGCGGTTCTTCCCGCAGACCACCCGGGCCACCATGGAGAGCATGTACAACTGGCCCGACGCGGGCCTTCATAACGGCGGCATCAACTGCGGCTTCGCCGACGGTCACGCAAAGTGGATGGGCCTGAGCCAGGTGCTCGAGCCCACCCTCTGGTTCCCGTAG
- a CDS encoding UPF0182 family protein yields the protein MTLSSRIFSWVFGVIFLLILIAKALTLWTDYLWFGVMGQPAVFSTILWTRVVLGLVVGVLFFAWIWINLRIARKPLPANVTLIGKRLMPEEERAQVEEYADKALLVFALIAGLMAGLVASSKWLPWLQFTHAVDFGDTDPLFNRDAGFYVFKLSFLQYVYRTAFYGVIIALVTSTLVHLYQEAIRIAGNTIQTIGRARAHVYSLVAVALLLKVWGYHLDMLALVFSRRGGSFSGAAYADVYGRMPVMYALMALCVIAAVVILSQIRSRRLFWPVGALAVVILFSMLGGSVYPALVQKLVVLPTQLEKEQRFIEYNIAATNKAFDLAGIDNRIHDVSGQLTWKDIEANRGTIDNIRLWDHRPLERTMDQTQALRAYYDFPDVDVDRYTVDGRYRQVMLAPRQIDSNKIPPPKSWVNERLQYTHGYGVAAAPVSEIERGESDEGLPKWWVKDIPPQSVEGMEIDEDRAGIYFYASIHPRYIEYIQRIDRRERAGTPEPEGGQAQQQPDGPGGPGAATDRPGAADQKLMDEPLAKIEDFVLVNTEEKELHYPRLAQGASDDPNATGADSNAYHNYSGKSGVPIGGFFRRLAFFARFHDLNLLLTQSLNKDSKVIINRTLPERIQALMPYFAICDPDPYICIIDGRLTWINDVYTYTRMYPYSTPHRVVPVNYLRNSIKVTVDAYDGIPEFYVVDDADPMVKCYQKIFPTLFKTEPAPAKVREHFRYPQLLFMVQAEMYADYHMRDAKTFYQREDSWSIATELYAAEPRMVEAYYVIMKLPGEDREEFLLMIPFTLRGREDRNMVAWMAARCDGDRYGELVCFKMPKSVLVEGPMQVETRVSQNRGFSERQTLWSQKGSTIIRGNMLVIPVEDSLLYAEPIYIAGSVSAIPELKLVVLVHNKRVALGDDLEDALRKLFGEPGANAPAAKPTTEIDAPRPPAGNVLQLLDKALQLDGQAQQALSSGDLGEYQRLHREISDILREAKGRAE from the coding sequence GTGACGCTTTCTTCGCGCATTTTCAGTTGGGTCTTCGGGGTCATCTTCCTGCTGATCCTCATCGCCAAAGCCCTGACCCTGTGGACCGACTATCTCTGGTTCGGCGTCATGGGCCAGCCCGCCGTTTTCAGCACCATCCTGTGGACCCGCGTCGTTCTGGGCCTCGTGGTCGGTGTCCTGTTTTTCGCCTGGATCTGGATCAACCTGCGCATCGCCCGCAAGCCCCTGCCGGCTAACGTCACGCTGATCGGCAAGCGCCTCATGCCCGAGGAAGAGCGCGCACAGGTGGAGGAGTACGCCGACAAGGCGCTGCTCGTCTTCGCCCTCATCGCGGGGCTCATGGCGGGACTCGTGGCCAGCAGCAAGTGGCTGCCGTGGCTGCAGTTCACCCATGCCGTAGACTTCGGCGACACCGACCCACTCTTCAACCGCGACGCAGGCTTCTACGTGTTCAAGCTGTCCTTCCTGCAGTACGTCTACCGCACCGCGTTCTACGGCGTGATCATCGCCCTGGTCACCTCCACACTGGTTCATCTCTACCAGGAAGCGATCCGCATCGCCGGCAATACCATTCAGACCATCGGCCGGGCCCGCGCCCACGTCTACTCGCTGGTGGCCGTCGCTCTGCTTCTCAAGGTCTGGGGCTACCACCTGGACATGCTGGCCCTGGTCTTCTCCCGGCGCGGCGGCTCCTTCTCCGGCGCTGCGTATGCCGACGTCTACGGTCGTATGCCGGTCATGTACGCTCTCATGGCCCTTTGCGTCATCGCGGCCGTGGTGATTCTCAGCCAGATCCGCTCTCGCCGCCTCTTCTGGCCGGTAGGGGCACTTGCGGTGGTCATCCTCTTCTCCATGCTCGGCGGCAGCGTCTACCCGGCGCTGGTGCAAAAGCTCGTGGTCCTGCCCACTCAGCTCGAGAAAGAGCAGCGGTTCATTGAGTACAACATCGCGGCGACCAATAAGGCTTTCGACCTGGCGGGCATCGACAACCGTATACACGATGTGAGCGGGCAGTTGACCTGGAAGGACATCGAAGCAAACCGGGGCACCATCGACAATATCCGCCTTTGGGATCACCGCCCATTGGAGCGCACCATGGACCAGACCCAGGCGCTCCGGGCTTACTATGACTTCCCCGATGTCGACGTAGACCGCTATACGGTGGATGGCCGCTATCGCCAGGTCATGCTGGCCCCGCGACAGATCGACTCCAACAAGATCCCGCCACCGAAATCCTGGGTGAACGAGCGCCTGCAGTACACCCACGGCTACGGCGTAGCCGCCGCGCCTGTCTCGGAGATTGAGCGCGGGGAATCAGACGAGGGTCTGCCGAAATGGTGGGTCAAGGACATCCCGCCCCAGAGCGTTGAGGGCATGGAGATCGACGAGGACCGCGCGGGCATCTATTTCTACGCCAGCATCCACCCGCGGTATATCGAGTACATCCAGCGCATTGACCGCAGGGAGCGCGCCGGCACCCCCGAACCCGAAGGCGGCCAGGCGCAACAGCAGCCTGACGGCCCTGGCGGTCCGGGAGCCGCGACTGACCGCCCCGGCGCCGCGGACCAGAAACTCATGGACGAACCCCTCGCGAAGATCGAGGACTTCGTCCTGGTGAACACCGAAGAGAAGGAACTGCACTACCCGCGTCTCGCCCAGGGCGCCAGTGATGACCCCAATGCCACGGGCGCCGACAGCAACGCCTACCACAACTACTCCGGCAAGAGCGGCGTCCCCATCGGCGGCTTTTTCCGCCGCCTGGCCTTCTTCGCGCGCTTCCACGATCTGAACCTGCTGCTCACCCAGTCTCTCAACAAGGACAGCAAGGTCATCATCAACCGCACCTTGCCCGAGCGCATCCAGGCTTTGATGCCCTACTTCGCCATCTGCGATCCGGACCCGTACATCTGCATCATCGACGGGAGGCTCACCTGGATCAACGATGTCTACACCTACACCCGCATGTACCCGTACTCCACCCCACACAGGGTGGTGCCGGTCAACTATCTGCGCAACTCCATCAAGGTCACCGTGGATGCCTACGACGGCATCCCCGAGTTCTACGTGGTGGACGACGCGGACCCGATGGTGAAGTGCTACCAGAAGATCTTCCCGACGCTCTTCAAGACCGAGCCTGCCCCGGCGAAGGTGCGCGAACATTTCCGCTACCCGCAGCTTCTGTTCATGGTGCAGGCCGAAATGTACGCCGACTACCACATGCGCGACGCGAAGACCTTCTACCAGCGCGAGGACAGCTGGTCCATCGCCACCGAGCTCTACGCAGCCGAACCGCGCATGGTGGAGGCCTACTACGTGATCATGAAGCTCCCCGGCGAGGACCGCGAGGAGTTCCTGCTCATGATCCCCTTCACCCTCCGTGGCCGCGAGGACCGCAATATGGTGGCCTGGATGGCCGCCCGGTGCGATGGCGACAGGTATGGCGAACTCGTCTGCTTCAAGATGCCCAAGAGCGTCCTGGTTGAGGGCCCGATGCAGGTTGAGACACGGGTCAGCCAGAACCGCGGGTTCTCCGAGCGCCAGACCCTCTGGAGCCAGAAGGGCTCGACCATCATCCGCGGCAATATGCTGGTGATCCCGGTCGAGGACTCCCTGCTCTACGCCGAACCGATCTACATCGCGGGCTCGGTCAGCGCCATTCCTGAGCTCAAGCTCGTGGTCCTGGTCCACAACAAGAGGGTCGCGCTTGGTGATGACCTCGAAGACGCCCTGCGCAAGCTCTTCGGCGAACCCGGCGCCAATGCCCCGGCCGCAAAACCGACCACGGAGATCGACGCCCCGCGTCCGCCCGCGGGCAAT
- a CDS encoding IS1182 family transposase translates to MNAVVDFSFVHDLVADLYHEDNGRPAYNPEVLLRLIFLQLQYKLSDRAVIDRAQTDHAFRLFLGLDWDDELPHPTSLTKFRQRLGEERFKAVFHGFLRQALERKLVSNKRLLIDSFNVQADIAVPGFRTLLDRIISRALRSLEASGMDVTALREGHASLREDKSYQLGTEFRKQLLEEWLALAELVAEALEELERPTVAQAEALELLNDALERWENHGKRNVKKDDLLSDVDPDARWGRKKRGKQVQAGYSEQLAVDAEYGIVTHVEVVPGNTDDSEMLVAVVEGHQESVGDAPREVVADSKYQSGENRAYLQDRGIEDHIAAPTPKGSKQGKFSVSDFAVEFDSEGVPTVALCPAGQISECPRWRKATHAWVFQFTKAQCEGCPLRERCSKQKRGRQLSVDRHYPLTEKARVQQAGAAGEEAQIARLGIERQFAYQQRQGGRRTRYRGLTKNRMWGWAWGMYLNITRMAKLLWQPVVSAAVWEGSDKERTARYPGGSVAVC, encoded by the coding sequence ATCAATGCCGTTGTGGATTTTTCTTTCGTTCATGATCTTGTGGCGGACCTGTATCACGAAGATAATGGTCGTCCGGCCTACAACCCCGAAGTTCTCCTGCGCCTCATCTTTCTTCAATTGCAGTACAAGCTGTCGGACCGCGCGGTGATCGATCGAGCCCAGACGGACCATGCGTTCCGTTTGTTTTTGGGTTTGGATTGGGACGACGAATTGCCGCATCCTACCAGTCTCACGAAGTTTCGCCAGCGACTTGGGGAAGAGCGGTTCAAGGCGGTGTTCCACGGTTTTTTGCGCCAGGCTTTGGAGCGCAAGTTGGTGAGCAATAAGCGTTTGCTGATCGACAGCTTCAACGTGCAGGCGGACATCGCCGTGCCGGGTTTTCGCACTTTGCTGGACCGGATCATCAGCCGCGCTTTGAGGTCTTTGGAAGCCAGCGGCATGGATGTAACGGCGCTGCGTGAAGGGCATGCATCTTTGCGGGAAGACAAGTCGTACCAGTTGGGGACGGAGTTTCGCAAGCAACTGCTGGAAGAATGGCTGGCTTTAGCGGAGTTGGTTGCGGAAGCTTTGGAAGAGTTGGAGCGCCCAACGGTGGCGCAAGCGGAGGCTTTGGAACTGCTCAATGATGCGCTTGAGCGGTGGGAGAATCACGGCAAGCGGAACGTGAAGAAGGACGACTTGCTCAGCGATGTGGACCCGGATGCGCGGTGGGGTCGCAAGAAGCGGGGGAAACAGGTTCAGGCGGGCTATAGCGAGCAATTGGCGGTGGATGCCGAGTATGGGATTGTGACCCATGTCGAAGTGGTTCCGGGCAATACGGATGACAGTGAGATGTTGGTGGCGGTGGTGGAAGGGCACCAGGAGAGTGTGGGCGACGCGCCGCGTGAAGTGGTTGCGGATAGCAAGTACCAAAGCGGTGAGAATCGGGCGTATCTGCAGGATCGAGGGATCGAAGATCACATCGCCGCTCCGACGCCAAAGGGGAGCAAGCAGGGGAAGTTCTCGGTGTCGGATTTCGCCGTGGAGTTCGACAGTGAAGGGGTGCCGACCGTTGCGCTGTGTCCCGCGGGACAGATATCCGAATGTCCTCGCTGGCGCAAGGCGACCCATGCGTGGGTATTTCAGTTCACCAAGGCGCAATGCGAAGGCTGCCCCTTGCGCGAGCGTTGCAGTAAGCAGAAGCGGGGTCGGCAATTGTCGGTGGATCGGCATTATCCGTTGACCGAAAAAGCGCGAGTGCAACAAGCCGGGGCCGCGGGTGAGGAAGCACAGATTGCGCGCCTGGGCATCGAGCGTCAGTTCGCGTACCAGCAACGCCAAGGCGGGCGCCGCACGCGGTATCGAGGACTGACGAAGAATCGGATGTGGGGTTGGGCGTGGGGGATGTACCTGAACATCACTCGGATGGCGAAGCTACTGTGGCAACCGGTGGTGTCGGCAGCGGTCTGGGAGGGCAGTGACAAGGAAAGAACCGCCAGATACCCAGGCGGGAGTGTGGCTGTTTGCTAA
- a CDS encoding bifunctional nuclease family protein has translation MVEMHVHRVLMNPQGQAFVLLEDPTGDRLLPIWIGQFEATAIAWKLEEQVFERPLTHDLFINALAAVGYEIVRVDVTKLENRIFYALLTLSDGKREVQVDSRPSDALALAVRAHADIYVAEQVLDEAQILRHEIDEKAEVEKFRELIELGLSRDLEGAEEDLGDADEDAEPGQADMEDDQ, from the coding sequence ATGGTTGAGATGCACGTGCATCGTGTGCTGATGAACCCGCAGGGGCAGGCCTTCGTGCTGCTGGAGGACCCCACTGGAGACCGGCTCCTGCCCATCTGGATCGGCCAGTTCGAGGCAACAGCGATCGCTTGGAAGCTTGAGGAGCAGGTTTTCGAGCGCCCCCTCACTCACGACCTGTTTATCAACGCACTGGCTGCCGTAGGGTACGAGATCGTGCGCGTTGATGTGACAAAACTGGAAAACCGAATCTTCTACGCGCTTCTGACGCTCTCTGACGGCAAGAGGGAAGTCCAGGTGGACAGCCGGCCCAGTGACGCCCTGGCTCTCGCGGTCCGGGCGCACGCGGACATATACGTGGCCGAGCAGGTGCTGGATGAAGCGCAGATCTTGCGCCACGAGATTGACGAGAAGGCCGAAGTCGAGAAATTCCGCGAGCTTATTGAGTTAGGGTTGTCCAGGGACCTTGAGGGGGCCGAAGAGGACCTGGGCGATGCTGATGAAGACGCAGAACCCGGCCAGGCAGACATGGAGGACGATCAGTGA